A genomic region of Vanessa tameamea isolate UH-Manoa-2023 chromosome 11, ilVanTame1 primary haplotype, whole genome shotgun sequence contains the following coding sequences:
- the LOC135193513 gene encoding uncharacterized protein LOC135193513, which translates to MSFIENDISIPKRSCISCNNIISMGCSDPKNKLIPAIICKNNEDMCYSQHTPFGIVNRGCFNIYRNLTTYVCSCNLCNYISISEMPHIFSMKRDWIENVIELSRTKSFRNSIFKDMSCLRCEVNTTEAVMAEDVSAKTNCLEGHISALPIQECAENEICGVKAIRSDGYIWRGCLANPLYNYWWRFCDSDLCNHDSLVSIFEESL; encoded by the exons atgtcttttataGAAAATGATATTAGTATTCCAAAACGTTCCTGCATAtcgtgtaataatattatttcaatgggATGTAGTGATCCAAAAAACAAATT gatacctgcaattatttgtaaaaataatgaagatatGTGTTACTCTCAGCACACGCCGTTCGGTATAGTAAATCGTGGATGTTTCAACATATACCGCAATCTGACTACATACGTTTGTTCCTGTAATCTTTGTAACTACATTTCAATTTCCGAAATGCCtcatatattttcaatgaaaagaGATTGGATTGAAAATGTTATAGAACTCTCTCGAACGAAAAGTTTCAGAAActctatatttaaagatatgtcTTGCTTAAGATGTGAAGTGAATACAACTGAAGCTGTGATGGCTGAGGATGTGAGTGCTAAAACAAATTGCTTAGAAGGTCATAT AAGTGCACTCCCCATACAAGAGTGCGCAGAAAACGAAATTTGTGGTGTAAAAGCTATTAGAAGCGATGGCTACATCTGGCGAGGATGTTTGGCCAATCCCTTGTACAATTACTGGTGGAGATTTTGTGATAGCGATTTATGTAATCACGATAGTCTTGTATCGATTTTTGAAGAATCCTTATGA